A region of Streptomyces sp. NBC_01788 DNA encodes the following proteins:
- a CDS encoding ankyrin repeat domain-containing protein: MSEAPDPEVVELATKIFDLARQGRTEALVAYVDAGVPADLTNDRGDSLVMLAAYHGHAAAVRALLARGADADRVNDRGQTPLAGAVFKGEQEVIKALLEGGADPSAGTPSAVDTARMFGRAELLEMFGES, from the coding sequence ATGAGTGAAGCCCCCGACCCCGAGGTCGTGGAGCTGGCGACCAAGATCTTCGATCTGGCCCGGCAGGGGCGGACCGAGGCCCTCGTGGCGTACGTCGACGCGGGCGTCCCGGCCGACCTCACCAACGACCGCGGCGACTCCCTGGTGATGCTCGCCGCCTACCACGGCCACGCGGCCGCCGTCCGCGCGCTGCTGGCCAGGGGCGCCGACGCCGACCGCGTCAACGACCGGGGCCAGACCCCGCTCGCAGGGGCGGTCTTCAAGGGCGAGCAGGAAGTGATCAAGGCCCTCCTGGAGGGCGGCGCGGACCCGTCCGCCGGCACCCCCTCGGCCGTCGACACGGCCCGGATGTTCGGCAGGGCGGAGCTGCTGGAGATGTTCGGCGAGAGCTGA